In Mobula hypostoma chromosome 11, sMobHyp1.1, whole genome shotgun sequence, the following are encoded in one genomic region:
- the si:ch211-256a21.4 gene encoding uncharacterized protein si:ch211-256a21.4 yields MWRNQRRYWLLQNVSGIVGSVGLIYSVCCPDWYGGKGLWDSADVTWLSRAVETERVLGAIACMMAGTSICLCLLFIFCWDPDTNAKCKLNPERTLHPGKLLVVLLMPTAIVYFIPWCSFTYRHKELIKDDFTRLGSAYWMGICSCLTLLVILPSIYLKEQCSLPELVPIMSRNSISSESV; encoded by the exons ATGTGGAGAAATCAGCGGAGGTATTGGTTGCTGCAAAACGTCTCGGGAATCGTCGGCTCTGTCGGTCTGATATACTCGGTTTGCTGTCCCGACTGGTACGGGGGGAAAGGGCTGTGGGACTCGGCGGATGTCACATGGCTCAGCCGAG CTGTGGAAACAGAGCGTGTGCTAGGAGCGATAGCATGTATGATGGCAGGCACATCCatctgtctctgtctgctgttcaTCTTTTGCTGGGATCCAGACACTAACGCCAAGTGCAAGCTGAATCCTGAACGGACACTGCATCCTGGAAAGCTGCTGGTTGTACTACTGATGCCAACTG CTATTGTATATTTTATCCCATGGTGCTCATTCACATATCGTCACAAGGAACTGATCAAGGATGATTTCACAAGACTTGGCTCTGCATATTGGATGGGAATCTGTTCTTGTCTCACTTTGTTAGTTATTCTGCCAAGTATCTACTTAAAAGAACAGTGCTCGCTTCCAGAACTAGTGCCTATAATGAGCAGGAACTCTATTTCAAGTGAATCTGTATGA